The sequence below is a genomic window from Gossypium hirsutum isolate 1008001.06 chromosome A11, Gossypium_hirsutum_v2.1, whole genome shotgun sequence.
CCAATTTTTCCACATCTTGATATATTCTGAGTGAAAGACCGGCCAATATGTATTCGATCACCGTAAGACGATTTTGTGTTCTTCATTGAGCACATCAGGTGACACAAAAATTGATTGTCGAAATTCGAATTGTCGCAACACTCTATCTGTCTGGTGCATCTAGACAATAGCGTAATTGACCAATGGGACCTTAACATACCAGATATTTGGATTTATAGGGATTCATCTGGAATTACTATCCAAATTGACGGATCCtggtatggtgtccattgaaactatatgaacgtcataaaaatattagttatatatatgatACTAAATGTGAAATACGAAATCaactatgttatgtatatatagttcAAAATGAAATAGATACTTACATGTGCTTCGGAACGTTAGTCTAATAGAAGCCATATATCTTCAAGAGCGGTAAGTATTCCCCTGTAACTCATCGAATGGTTccacatatttaaataaaattttagcataaaattatattttaaatctatgtaataattgtaaaatctaaaataaattttacttcgttaagagtgggaatgtatatgggttaTTCACTCAATGATgtaaaaatggaaagcaaaaCTGAGCCCATGATTGTAGCTGTGAGATGCAACctccaattttaattttatttggttGCGTCGCCTGACATATCTCTCAGTACAATGCCGACAACACAGAAGACCCTCAACTGAGTTCGCCAGCTGCTTTAAAATTGACGAGTTTCAGTAGCCACCTCAGATGTACGAGGTTTTGTGACTTGCCCGGCATCAGGTAACCTCCAAGGATCTCAACGATGTATGCCTGAGCGtatcgtattctttctacttcagtcGGATCATCCCCTGGCTTCGAGAATATGTCTCGTAACCAGTCCATCTCGATCTGACCTCCGTAAGTATTATCTGGAATTACACCCAAAAGATCATAGCATATAGCTCCTCAATTAGTAGATTAAGCGAACCAGATAAGTAAGGACCCATCCACCAATAACCTCAATTGTAACTGCACATCCTCTAAAGTGATGGTACACTCtccgcatggaagatgaaatgtgtgcgtctcaggtctccacctctctTCGAACGCGCTGATgtgtttcgggtccaacttgcacccctgGCCTATATCGGTCATGTGCCAAAAACTcgcttccctcaagtaattttctatcaacaGTGATGGAGGATCAGACATATTACtaatataacattgtaacacccaaTCTACCaactattataaaaaaatattaattaaatcacataaatgaaaaaaactaaataatattaaaaaattaaaattaacccttaccattttTATTTGGTCGATGGAGATATATTTATCATCGAGACAAATTAATTGtccggccattgctaacacgatcaaatttcttagaaattataaaaaaataatactaatttagacaaaaattaaaaacttagaGAGCTTTTAGAGCTTTTTTGAGAAAATTAGAGAGAAATTTGGAAGAAATGTAATTTGGAGGAAATTTTGTGTGAAAAAAATGGGTGagggtttataatttttttcataatcgTTGGCCCCAGCGGTAAAATTTTTATGTTGACCACTGGGGCAAAAACACGAGCTAAAATGCGCCTACGTAAGCGCGCTTTTGCCATGTCAAAAGTGCTTCCACGTCAGCGTGcttttgctgacatggcaaaagcgCTTCCACGAGAAGGCGCTTTTTTGAAATTTCCCCTTAAAATGCTTTCATGTAGGCGTGTTTTGTGTTTTTTGGACCATTctagtaaataatattttaagtagcccatttccgtaaataatgTTGGAAATGGGCCTTTTTTAGTAAAATACCCTATTTATCAATCACTTAATGTTAAAAGCAATTAAATTCATTTTCTAAATTAACATCAattgttatattaataaattaaaaatcgaAACTTATTTGTTTTCCAAGGCAGTATTCCTCAATTTTAATGATCTCATTTCATGAATCACAAAGTTGTATTCCTAATTGGCCTACAACTAATGGTTGGGAATGTTTGAATTCTGATGGGTCGATAAGGATTGACGAGGGATTTGCCGTTGATGGAGGTTGTGTGAGGACTCATAATAGTGAGCGGATCATTGGGTTTGCTAGATATTTGGGTAATTGTACAGTGTTAGAGGCAAAGCTTTGGGGGATCTTGGACGGGTTAAACTTTATTTTGGATAGACGCTTCGAGAAGATCCTAATCAAAACAGATAGTCTTGAAGCTCTTAATGCGATTATGGAATATACTTCGGGGAACTCTAATTTTGCCATAGTCAGGAGAATTCATCAGACTTTGAAAATAGTGAAGTAGTGAGAAATTCAACATATTCCCAGAGAGGATAACTTAATTTCTTATAGTTTAGCCAAAACAGTTCGTACTAGTGTCACGGGACTAGATCACGTTAGTCGTAACACTAGGAGATTAGGCTTAAGACTGTTTTAGGATTCTCCTTTGAGGGTCTAGTTTATTTACTTTGTAtattcctttctttctttcaccaaaaaaaaattaaaattatgaagtaatttttaaaaaaaatattattatcaagtaacataaTTATTTGGGTTAGTATTTGGTGTAACTTTAAAATTTGTGTtttctagaaaattttaatattttactatattcttTATAGGGCACTTGTCAATTCACTAACTCAGCTTgtagagtctaaaaactccattgccaatgtatcaaatattattcttaattattttgtgtatttgatttttataaacaTAACAACTAGTTTTATAATGTAAATTCAACGCTTAAAAAATTCTATATTAAAAATTTTGCACACACTTTATCAAACATCTAAATTAGTTTgtataatataaaacaaatattttaatttctaaattataggaattttttaaaattaaaacaccatttttaaatttaaaaaaatagattaattaaattgatataatttaatttgaatttataagtaaaataattattttgttcatggtaaataaataaataaataattctatAAGCAAATAGAAAATGttgttaagtattttttttaatactttaatatATTATAAGGACGCATTAAATTATTGTAAACCTATTTGTaaagtgttttttaattttaatttcgacattttattttcaaaaatcaaagtattacatattaattgtaaatttgtaatagTTAATAGGAGATTGAACCAACTTCCAGCCCACGATTTATGGGGAAAAGTTGAAAATGGAAATATCGGGTCCATTTATTGGGAGTAAATGCAAAATGGACAGTGGGCTTCCCGGGTCAAACAGCACCCGAATCCAACCCGATAGCCAAGACAGATTCCCTATCCTTAAGCTATATCACGAAATCCAATTGAAAATCTGTGTGACATAATGGACAAGCGTTGAACACCATCAAGCCACTCGGCCACCCAATTCGAACACCCCAAATTTTCAGCTTTATCACCTTTTTCCTTTCACTTTTACAGGTACACTCACTTCCTTCCTTcggcctttttcttttttatatagcAAAATGATCTTCCTTGAACATTAAACACCAGACTATAAAAAAAAGCCTTTAATTTATCAATGACAGTACTGTTTTCAACTGAGTTGATTCCTCATGGCCTACCCTTTCATCCACAACAACTAAAACCAGTTTCAAATTCATCTTCACATCACACTTCTTTGGTGAGTTGCTTGAGCCATGAGGGTACTAAAGACAGTATTAGGAAGTCTAGGAACAATCAAAAGGTCAGGGTTTCAGCTGAAACAAGACCAACCCATCTCTCATCTTTTGATTTTAAAGAATCCCATTTGATGAAATTGCTCAATAGGTCCTGCAAGTCAGGCAAGTATCATGAAGCATTTTACTTTCTGGAATGCATGGTTGGGAAAGGTTACAAGCCTGATGTTGTTCTTTGTACAAAGATGATTAAAGGGTTTTTCAATGGAAGGAATGTTGAGAAAGCTATTAGGGTGATGGAGATCTTGGAAAAATATGGGGAACCTGATGTTTTTGCTTATAATGCATTGATCAGTGGGTTTTGTAAGATGAACCGTCTCGATTTTGCTAACAAAGTACTTGATAGAATGAGAAGTAGAGGGTTTTCACCTGATGTTGTTACATACAATATCATGATTGGTAGTTTATGTAGTAGAGGGAAACTTGATTCAGCTTATAAGGTTTTGAACCAGCTGTTGAAAGATAATTGTAAGCCTTCTGTTATCACTTATACAATTCTGATTGAGGCAACTATTCTTCAAGGCGGTATCAATGAAGCTATGAAACTTTTGGATGAAATGTTAGCCAATGGACTTAGACCTGATATGTTCACTTACAATGCAATTATAAGAGGAATGTGCAAAGATGGTATGGTAGGCAGAGCTTTTGAGTTTGTTAGGGGCTTAAATGCTAGGGGTTGTCAGCCAGATGTTATTTCTTACAACATTTTGTTAAGAGCACTTTTGAACCAGGGGAAGTGGGTTGAAGGTGAGAAACTAGTGACAGAAATGGTTTCTAGAGGTTGTGAACCAAATGTTGTTACTTACAGCATTTTGATCAGTTGTCTTTGTCGCGAAGGGAAGGTCGAGGAAGCAGTAAATGTattgaagatgatgaaagaaaGGGGTTTGACCCCTGATGCTTACAGTTATGATCCATTGATTTCTGCATTCTGCAAAGAAAGGAGATTAGATTTGGCAATTGAGTTTCTAGATTATATGATCTCTGATGGTTGCTTACCAGATATTGTAAACTACAACACAATCTTATCTACCCTTTGTAAGAATGGAAAAGCTGATCAGGCTTTGGAAATCTTTGAGAAGCTAAGTGAAGTAGGATGTCCTCCAAATGTGAGTTCTTACAACACAATGTTCACTGCACTGTGGAGCACAGGGGATAAATTCAAGGCCTTGGAAATGATATTGGAGATGCTAAATAAAAGAATAGGTCCTGATGAGATTACTTACAATTCACTCATCTCATGTTTGTGCAGAGATGGGATCGTAGATGAAGCTATTGAATTGCTGATAGACATGGGAAGAAGTAAGATTCAACCAACGGTTATCAGTTACAATATCGTTCTTCTCGGTTTATGCAAAGTACATCGAATCGACGATGCCATTGAAGTGTTGGCGGCAATGGTAGAGAAGGGATGTCAGCCAAACGAAACAACTTACGTATTGTTGACCGAAGGGATTGGTTTTGCCGGATGGCGTTCTCAAGCTATGGAGTTGGCCAATGCTCTCTTCAGAATGAAAGCTATTTCTGAAGATTCATTCAAACGTTTGACCAAAACTTTTCCTTTGCTTGATGTTTACAAGGAGTTTGCTCTTTCTGATTCTGATAAGTAAACCCCTTTAACCTTGTCATACTTATTTCATGGAAGCTTttttattatatcattatttTCCTGTTAGAAATGTGTTTTACTGAACCTTTGCAAGAACACCAAGCAAGGCCAGTGGCTCAGTTAGGTAACCAGGAGAAAAGATCACTTTTAGCAAAGACTATTTTAACTAAATATGAACAGCCTAGGTTATTAGAGAGAGGCTTCTCTGTGCTCTTTAAGTGAGACTCCGgcatgaaaataagagaagagatTGCAAAATACTGGGACCGAACCAATAGGCAAAGCCCCGAGTACAATAAGCTACAAACCTATCTGCAGCACAATGGTATAGAACAATATCAAGTAGAAAATCTATCAAAGTATTATAGTAGTTAATAATCAGCAAACTAACTAAACTGTTTATTTATGTTCAACTTCAAGtagaaaactaagtaaaaaaagaTGAAGCAAAAGCTCAAAAGCCAGTAAAGAGAAATTATTGTAATTGTACTAATTCATTGGTGTAAATAGCCTACCACATTAACCACAAGCTAAAAAGAGATTACTGAGCTTTAAGCTATTAAATGAAAGTAAGTTCAAACAGAAGTGCATTGGAAAAGCTCTCACCTCAAAATATTGGCTATCAAGTTCACAAAATCTTTAACCCTACACTGCCCTTTCTCTGAAAACCCTCCATGCCATCAACTTTGATACAACTTGGTAGCTTCTTGTTTCATTCCGGCATCAGCTATACCTTTGATTATTGTCAAATAAGTTGTCTCTTCTGGTTTATTCTGACTTAAGACCATCATTTCTAGAACTTGTATTGCCAAATCTATCTTCTCATTTTTACATAGCCTATGGATCACCATTTTATAACCACTATTTCCAACTGCGTGTTTCCTCTCCGCCATCACCTTTAGTATCTCTACTGCTCCTTCAACTTGATCTGCACGGCAAAATCCTCGTACTAAACATCGATGAGTTATGTCATCAGGATTGATCCCATCTCCTAACATCTGATCATATAATCCCATTGCTTTCTCAATATCACCATTTCTAGCCAAGCCATCTATCAGAGTGTTATAAGTTACCAAACCAGAGGAGCAGCTGCtccttaaaaattgaaataactgAAGAGCCTCCTCTACCATTCCTTCTTTCGAAAGAGCTCCAAGAAGAATATTATAGGTAACGATGTTCGGAGAGCAATTTTGAGACAACATTTGATTAAACAAGTTGATGGCTCGATCCAAAAGTCCATATTTACACAAACCATTGATCAATATATTGTAAGTAAAGACAGTTGGAGGATGAGAAGTTTCCTTCATGATAGCAAGTATCTCATCGACTTCGTCCAACTCCCATGATTACAAAGAGAATGGATAAGGGTATTATATGTTATAACATTAGGCTCCATGCCTTgagataaaatattatatatgacCAAAGCAGCATCCTCGTATTTCCCCTGCTTACAATTAAAACTAACCAGCGAATTGTAGGTAACAATGTCCGGATAACAGCCTTCAATGGCCATATCATGTAATACTTCCATTGCTTGCAAAGTTCCACAGTGCTTGCAGACTAGCTCAACGAGAATGGTATATGTAATTAGGTATGGCGGGCATCCCTTTCTCAGTTGATTCTTCCAGAACCCAACAGCCTGATCAAAATTCCCTTTGTCGAACATGCAGCGGATTATCGTATTGTATGTTGTCACATCCGGAGGGCAACCACTCAAGCTCATGTCTTCCAGAAGGTCAATAGCAGATCTTATCCATCCTCTCTTACAAAGATCGCGAACCATCATGTTATACGTAATATTGTCAGGAACCCCACCAGACATTATCATAACTTGAAGAATTTTGGCAGCTTTATCAAGTTCATCCAGTTTTAGAAATCCCCTTATTAAGTTTATGCAAGAAGGGAAATGAGGAATTTGATTCTTACATGCCATAACTTCTATCAACCGTAACGCACTTTTCAGTTTTCCATTTCTGCAGAGCTTTTGAAGAACATTGTTGTTGGTTTCCTCATCGTTTCTAACAAAAGGTCCATCTAAAGCTGTCATCAAAGAATCCCGAATCTTTTTTGGAACCATTTTCTCTTCGAATTTTCCATTAATTAACATCTTACCATCTTCTGAACTCCTCCTCCATTCATCTTGATCAAATTCATCTCGGTCAATACAAACACTTCTCTGTAGTCCTCTGCACCATAAAGACACCGCCTCTCTTTCCGAACGGTTATCTACCTTCCACAGCAAGTAAGAGCGGCTTTTACGACAACATTTGATTAAACAAGGTATACGAGATGTAGTTACATGTACCATTGGAAATGTCAGAGAGCTACAACCTGGACCAGCTTGTTTCAAACCCCATTGCAAACCATGAAAATGGCAAATCTCACCTAGACAGTTCTGAGGGGAAATGACATACCCCATCTCCTCCTATccaatcaaaatatatatttgaatcacCTGTTAACAGTCAATATGTttgaaaaaacataaaaattgtgCTTACTCTTCAATCAAACTCAACTAAGATAAATTCCCAAcagaaaataacaaataaagatcTCCTTATTTCAGGATTTCAGGACAAAATTTATTACTTGGCAAATAATTCCCTTGCTTTCTTCGCTCATTAATATGGTAACAAATGATTGAAAGTATAAAAAAGAAACgaaaaaaaatttatccaaaaacCTCAAACTCAACTACTCATTTCGTATAATTCAAGCCATTGACCATGTCACCTTCATAGCATTCAAAAGATTTTCAATAaccccaccaaatataaaaagcCCCAGAATTAAAAAGCTTACCCGGATACTACGTCAAGGCTCAAATTTGAAGACCAAAAAGAAAACGTAATCGTTGGCGACTTTGTTTCTGGGCATTGAAAACGCAGCAAAGCTttccattttttcttcttttagtaAGTACGTTCAGGAAGGTTTAAGGATTGCCGTTAATTACTAGGGTTCAATTTGTGGTTAAATTACATCTAAGTACTTCTTTTGTAAGCCCGTTTATGATTCAGTATCTGAAAGGAAGgggagaaaaaaatttgaataaaaccATTGCACCCCGAGTGAACCCAACTGATTTAACTCAAACGGGTTGATTTTGATGgtttttttcaaattgaaaatatcgacatatttttttaattaataaaatatctaaGATTAATAGTCATATATTCACTTCTCAATATTAGGACTGTTTAAGATTTAGGTTACTCGATTAAACATTTAAGAAGGTAAtaagtaaaattaatttaaataaaaaattaaattcatttaaaatgttCAAATACTCAAAACCATAATCTAatctaatataatataatttttttccaaatttataatatgttaatttttcttttcttttaggtaaattatataattatccctaattttttattaaaattatattttaatcatttaatttttaaaagttacataatTGTCATTATATTATCGAATTATTATATCTTAGTTCCTCCTTCGTTAACGAGGATGACATGATATGTTAATTTAAAGGGTTAATAagaaatttaacccttaaattataactaaaatatcaatttgatacttttaaaaaaattaataataattctaaaaatttaaaagaatcttaaaaataaataagaaaatattaatttcaaaaaaaaaattcaaacaatcaaGCATATTAACAACTggctaaacaaaattaaaaacactAAATTCTCAAAAAATAAGAACAATGCTCATTAAAAAATAGACATAAAATCTCATTTTGATATCCAAATAATTTTTTGGATCATTTTAATACTTAAAGTTTATGTCGGTTaaccaatttagtccttctaatttaatcctcttaatttttagACTGAATACTATGCCACATATCTTTTTTCTCAcatcatatatatgaaattaaattaaaattttaattaagaaataattattttttaatttccttCACCCCCAATCCCTTTCTCCCTCCCTCATTCTCTCTCTTCTTCCTTTAAAGAAACCCTGTAATTTTCTTCTTCCCTAAACTCCAAAAATTTCTTCTTACTTGGAAGACAAAACAAACGCAACCCCTGTAATTTACCtttcccttcttttatttttgcttttcaaaTTAAAGTTCTGAGTTTCATTTCTCTCACAATCCCTCCCAAACTCTTTCCAACTGCAGTATACACTGAAAATAGGCAATTCAACCTTTTGCaaagataaaatttaatatgaaaattagGACTAAAAATCTTAATGAACAGTTCCTGCATTAAAACTTATAGCAGAGAAAAACACAGTGAAAGAAAGGAcaaatttcaagcttttaatgggaattttttttaaatggctaGTAAATGACCATCAAGTTCTAATCCAGGGATGCTAATCAAGCAGCCGACAACTTGGCCAAATCTGGAATAGGAAGATCGTCTCACTCACTTCTGCCAAATTCAA
It includes:
- the LOC107892830 gene encoding pentatricopeptide repeat-containing protein At3g04760, chloroplastic → MTVLFSTELIPHGLPFHPQQLKPVSNSSSHHTSLVSCLSHEGTKDSIRKSRNNQKVRVSAETRPTHLSSFDFKESHLMKLLNRSCKSGKYHEAFYFLECMVGKGYKPDVVLCTKMIKGFFNGRNVEKAIRVMEILEKYGEPDVFAYNALISGFCKMNRLDFANKVLDRMRSRGFSPDVVTYNIMIGSLCSRGKLDSAYKVLNQLLKDNCKPSVITYTILIEATILQGGINEAMKLLDEMLANGLRPDMFTYNAIIRGMCKDGMVGRAFEFVRGLNARGCQPDVISYNILLRALLNQGKWVEGEKLVTEMVSRGCEPNVVTYSILISCLCREGKVEEAVNVLKMMKERGLTPDAYSYDPLISAFCKERRLDLAIEFLDYMISDGCLPDIVNYNTILSTLCKNGKADQALEIFEKLSEVGCPPNVSSYNTMFTALWSTGDKFKALEMILEMLNKRIGPDEITYNSLISCLCRDGIVDEAIELLIDMGRSKIQPTVISYNIVLLGLCKVHRIDDAIEVLAAMVEKGCQPNETTYVLLTEGIGFAGWRSQAMELANALFRMKAISEDSFKRLTKTFPLLDVYKEFALSDSDK